A stretch of DNA from Mycobacterium senriense:
CTTCTCAGCGCTCCCGGACGATTTCACCTACGTCTTTCATGCGGCCGTAGACCCGGGCACCGAGGACTGGAGCCGGTGCGTTGAAACGAACGCACAGAACTCGGGCGAATTGCTCCACCACTGCCGCGCCGCAAAGGGTTTCGTCTTCTGCTCCACCGGCTCGATCTACGCCTACCAGGGCCGCCGACCGCTGACCGAGGCCGATCCGCCGGGGGCGCCGTTGCGGGCGAACTACAGCTTCTCCAAGGTTGCCGCGGAAGCGGTGTGCACCTGGGTCGCCAGGCGCTACCAGGTTCCGCTCACCATCATCCGGATCTGTTCGACGTATGGGCCCCAGGGCGGTGCGCCCGCCGACCGTCTCGATGCGATGTTGGCGGGCAAGCCCATTCGGCTGCATCCCGACAAGCCGAACCATTACAACCCCATCTACGAAGACGACTACGTGGAGCTCGGCATCCGCGCGCTGGAAGTCGCCGCGGTGCCGCCCGTGGTGGTGAACTGGGCGGGCAGCGAGACGGTCAGCGTCGAGGAGTACTGCACCTTCATGGGTGAGCTCGTCGGTGTCGAGCCGATCTTCGAGTACACGCCCCAGGCGCACACCCCGCTATGGCCGGACGTCACCCGCATGCACGACGTGCTCGGCCGCACCAAGGTGCCCTGGCGCGAGGGCTTCCGGCGCATGGTCGCGGCCCGCCATCCCGAAATTCCGCTGCCCCAACATGAATCGACGAGACCCTGAGGGCTGACGCTATGCATCTTCCCGGCACGCCGTCGGACGAGGTCGCCGAGATTCTCGCCACCGGGAGCGGCGAGATCACCACGTTGTTCGTCTCCATGGCGATCCGCCACCCCGACGGGAAGGACGCGGAGTACCTGCGCTGGCACAGCATGGACCACCGCCCCGAGCAACACCGGCTGGCCGCGGTGCGCGCCTCGTTGCGCCTGGTGTCGACACCGGCCTGCCGTGCCGCACGCGCGCTCAGCGAGGGGCCCTTGGACGCGGTCGATCACGTGATGACGTACTTCTTCACCGACACGGCCGGACTGCAGGATTTCAATGAGCTGTCAACGGCATTGGGCAATGCCGGCCGCAAACTCCCGCTGCTGCCACCGGTCGAGCGCGGCGTTTACGAGGTGCAACGCAAAGCGGCCGCGCCGCGCGTCAGGGTCGGGTCGGACGTGCTGCCCTGGCTGCCCGTGCGGGGCGCGTTCGTGTTGGTCGAGCGGGGATCGGCGTCGTTGAACCCGCTGGTGGAGGTCGACGGTGTCGCCGGTGTCTGGTCCGCGTTGTCGCGCCAGGTCGATGCCAGCCTGGCCAGTGCCCGAGCGAACCAGACGATCACCTGCTGCTTCCTCGATGACGATCCCATCGCCAGCGCCGAACGGCTGCGCCCGGTGCTTAAGGCCCGCTGGGCCGAGTCGGACATCAAACCTCTTTTCGCCGCGCCATTTTTCGCGGTCGTTCCATACGAGTGGGATCGGTATGTGCCATAGGGGACGGGTTCCGTGCGCATCGGCTTGATGGTTGGCTCCGATAAGGAGCGCTCGCGCGCGGATCGGCTAGCCGGGCTGATCGACGACGGTGTCGCGGCCGAAGGCGACGGGTTCACATCGTTTTGGATGCCGCAGGTCCCCGGTTACCTCGACGCCATGACCGCCGTGGCTTTACTCGGGCAGGCCACCGATCGCATCGAGATCGGAACGGCCGTCGTTCCGATCCAGACTCGCCATCCGATGATCATGGCGCAACAAGCGCTGACCACCCAGGTGGCATGCGGCGGGCGGTTCACGCTCGGCATCGGGCCCTCGCATCACTGGATTGTCAACTCGCAACTGGGCTTGCCCTACGACCGCCCGGCGCGGTTGATGGATGACTACCTCGCCGTGCTCCAGGCGTCCTTCGCGGGACCGGGGACTGTCGACGTCGACAACGAAAACTATTGCGTCCATTCGCCGGTCGATGTCACGGACGCATTCGAGATGCCGGTACTGTTATCGGCGCTCGGGCCGACAATGCTGCAACTCGCCGGCGGGCGGGCTGGTGGCACCATCCTCTGGATGGCGGACGAGCGGGCGATCGGAGACCACGTCGTTCCCCGCATCACCGCGGCGGCGAAGCGGGCCGGGCGGGCCGCGCCGCGGATCGTCGCCGGCGTTCCCGTCGCGCTCTGCTCGGACCGCGAGATCGACGATGCTCGCGCCTACGCCAGCGAGGTGTTGGGGCACGCGGATTTCTCGCCGAACTATGTGCGGCTGCTGCAGCACGGTGACGCCGAGGATGTCGGCGACACCATGGCGGCCGGCGACGAGACGGCCGTCCTGGCTCGGCTGCGCCGCTATCGGGACGCGGGTGTCACCGACCTGGCCGTGCGAATCGTGCCGCTGGGCAAGGACATCAGTGAGCGGACCGACTCGCGACGCCGGACTCAGCAGTTCCTGTCGTCGCTGTGTCCGGCTCTGTGATCAGCGCGCCGGAAGTCCAAGCACACGCTGGGCGATGATGTTGCGCTGGATCTCCGACGTGCCGCCCGCGATGGTGCCCGCATAGCTGCTGATGTAGCGCGCGAACCAGCTGGCGGTGAAAAGGTCAGGCGCGTAAGGGTTGTACGGGGCGGTCAGCATTCTGTCGGCTAATCCGTCGACCCCGGCCGCGTCCAATGCGTGCCGCAGCGCGCTCTGCTCGGCCTCGGAACCGAACACCTTCAGCACGGACAACGCGGCCACGTCTACTTCACCGCGGGCCGCTCGGCCCAGCGCGGCGGACCCGAGCAGTCGTAATGCGTAGTAGTCCATCACGATGGTGCCGTAGTGGTCCGCGTTCACCTCGCCGACCGGCCGGTAGTCCTCGAGGAGTTGCTCGAGCCGGTTCGCGAAGGCCATCCACATCAGCGTGCGCTCGTGGCCGAGCGAGCCGTTGGCGACCTGCCACCCGCCATTGAGCGGGCCGACCAGGTTATCCGCGGGCACCCGGACATCGTTGAAGAACACCTCGTTGAAGTCCAGCTCGTCTGAGTCATAGACCGAAGGGAAGGGACGACGCACCACCCCGGGAACGTCGGTCGGGATGAGAAGTGCGCTGATTCCCTTGTGGCGGGGAGCGTTCGGGTCCGTGCGAACGAAGGTCAGAATGACATCGGCGTCATGGGCGCCGGAGGTCCATACCTTCTGCCCATTGACCACGAACTCAGCGCCCACCAACTCGGCCTTCGTGCGCAGCCCGGCGAGGTCGGAGCCGGCTCCGGGTTCGCTCATGCCCAGCGAAGCGGTCTTGTCGGCTCGCAAGATCGGAACGGCCCAACGCCGCTTCTGCTCCTCGGTGCCGAAGGACAACAGCGATGCCGCGATGATGCCGACGCCTTGCGGATTGAAGCAGTGATAGATCCGGCGCCGTGACAGCTCCTCGCGATGCACGAACTGCTGCAGGATGTTTGCGTTGCGGCCGCCGAATTCCGGTGGGTTGCCCGGCAGTAGCCACCCGTGGTCGAACTGGAGCCGCTGCCAGCGGCGTGACCATTCGGGCACGTGCGAAGTCGACGAAGGACGCTCCGCGGCTTGAGCCTGCGTCGGCAGGTGTTCGGTGAGGAAGTCGACGAACTCCGCGCGAAAGGCCTCTACGTCGCTGTCAAAGGTGAGTTGCATGGCATCACTTGTCCGGGCGAGGACCGCTCAACGCGTAAATCCCCACTCTGCCTCGTTCTCTTCGGTTTTGAGGTGCTCGGCCGGATCCTCGGTGTCGGCGAGTGTCGGCTGAGAGGCGCGCGAGGTGCGCTGACCGATTTCGGTGATGGCGTGCACCGGGCAGTCGAGCAGCGCCCGCATGACCGCGTCGCGATCCCGTTCGGCCACCGTGCCGTCCCCGATGAGGGATGCGTACCCCCAGTCGTCCAGCGAGAAGTATCCCGGAGCGTGCTTGGCGCAGATGCCGAAGCCGTCGCAAATGGTGCGGTCCAGACGGATTTTCATGCTTGCCTCACAGCTTCCGCCTCGTAGGGACGGTCCGCGCGGAACGCGCGGGGCGCGCAGTCCGGACACGTGCCGTCGCGATGCGCACCGACTTCGTCCGGGAACTGATCGAGCAGGCTGGCGGCAATGTTGGTGGCGGCATCCAGCGTGGCGCACGCGCCGCGTCCACGCAGCAGCACCGACCACCGGCGCAACCGTTCGACATCCTCTGTGGTCGCGGCGCCGTCGCGCAGCGCCCCGGCGGCCGCGGCCATCGCCGCCGTTCCGTTGAAGCACGATCCGCATTGCCCGGCGTTTTCGCGGTCGAAGTACGCGAGCACCGATGCCGCCACCGCAACGGGGCAGTCGTCGGTGATGACCGAAATCGCGCCGCAGCCCAAACCGCTGCCGACACGTCGCATCGTCTCGTGGTCCAGGGTTAGGTCCAGCACCGAGCGGTTGAGCAGACCGGCGAAGTAGCCGCCCATCAACGCACCGCGCACCTGGTCGGCTGAAACACCATGCAAACTAAGCAATTCGGTGAACGCCAGGCCGTGGGGGAGTTCGTAGAGCGCCGGCGGCTTACCGGCCCCGGTGATGGTGGCCAGGAAGGTGCCGGGTGACAACGCCGTGCCTTGCGACCGGTAATCGGCCGAGCTGTGGCCCTGCAGGTAGGGCAGGTTCGCCAAAGTCTCGACATTGCTCACCAAGGTGGGCCGGTCGTCGACTCCCGCTTCGAAGGGCCGCGGCGGTTTGTCTGTCGGCTTGGCCGGGCCGCCATTGATCGCCCGAACCGCGGCGGTTTCCTCGCCGGCGACGTATCCCGGTTGCACTGTGAACATGTCGATCGTGACACCGAGCGCGTCGGGATCCAGTTCGCCGAGCGCGGATTTGACGCTGTGCGCCGATTCGGGGTCGGACACGTAGATGTAGGCGCGGTCGGCGGCGACGATCGTCGCGGCGAGGCGCAGCCCGTCCAGGACCAGGTGAGGACGATTGCGCAGCAGCCAGCGGTCCTTGACCGAAGCCGGTTCTCCCTCTTCACCATTCGCGATGACGACGGGAACACCTAGCGAGCGGCCATTGTCGCGCACCGTGCGCAGCTTCACCGCGAGGGGAAACGCCGCACCGCCGCGCCCGACCAGACCGCTGGCGTCGATTTCGCTCAGGAATTCGTCGGGGTTGGCAAGCGGGCGGTAGCCGCCGAGCTTCCGATAGGTCACCAGATCTTCCCGGGCCTGGCCGGTGTGCTCACTCAGCAGCCGCGGCGTGCAACCGGGGAAGGTCGCGGTAGTGATGGTTGTGGACTCGGTGGTGTTCAAAGCTGGCCTGCCATCGTCTTAGTTAGGCTAGCGCACATGCGGACTGCGGTGGTGCGTGTCAACGTCGACCCGGACAGCGTGCTCACGCCCGCACAACTACGTGACGGCATGGCGGCTCTCCTCGAACTGGCGGCCACGGCCGGCGCGGAAGTGGTCGAGAACGACCTCGAGTCCATGCCCGCAAGCCGCCGCGAAGTCGAACTGCTCATTGCGGCCAAAGACGGCGACATGGCCAAAGAGACGGCGATCGGATTGTGCGCCAGCGCGTTCGGGGGTGCTCCTGTTCCGGGCGTGATCACGTTTGTCAGCCGGGGCACCGACGACGACGCGCACGGAGTGCTGTCTGCGTTCGGGTTGACCGGTGACATCGAGCGCACGCCCGGCGATGACGGATTCGACATCGTCCATGTGACGCTGCGGGAGTCCGACCTCGAACGGATTCCGGAAAGCCGGGTACACACGGCGCTGGAGGCGTCGCTCAACTGTGAGGTCCACATTCGCACCGTGTAGCACCATTACGAGCCCAGGAAGTCAAGGATCGCGGGCGCCGCCTGCACCCAGGTGTCGAACATGTTGAAGTGTTGCACCCGGCCCGCGGCGCGGTCTTCGGACGCGCGCTCCCAGGCGTCCTCGGGCCAGGGCGGGTCGATGAGCTTTGATCCCTTGATCAGGCAGCTCACCTCCAGCGACGTCCGCTTCGGGTGGTCCATGTCGTTCTCACCGCCGCGAATGATCAACGTGGGGACCTTGATCCGGTCGAACATCTCGTCCTCGACGCCCGGAATCGTCTGGCCCGGCTTGGAGACGAAGGCATTGAGCCAGCGCAGCATCACCTTGAGGAACGCATCCTTATCGAAGTCGAGGAACCGCTGCTTGTTGTTCGGGTTCTCCTCGATGCGCTCGCGCCATTCGGCCACCTTCACCACGCCGTCCATGCCGGTGCCGCGCACCGCGAGAATGCTGGGAACGATGTAGAAGGAGCCGAGCACGAAGGTGCCGTAGATGCCGCCGACGATGTTCCACACCACGAGCTTGGTGACCATCTCGGGGTAGAGCATCGTGGTCAGCATGGAATCCCTTGCCCCGCCAGACCCTCCGGCCAGAATGCAGCGCTCGAAGCCCAGGCCGGTCACCAGCTTGTGCAGCGTCTCGGCGCGCATGTGTGACTCGCTCTGCCCGTAGAATTGCACATCGGAGGCGCCACAGTTGGGCCGGTCCCACAGCAGCACCCGGTAGCCACCGTCGGCCAGGGCATCGGCCAGCGGACGCAGGCCGGGGATCTCCTTGCTGAACCGGCCGCCCGGCGTCAGGGCAATGAGATCGCCAGAGTCACCGAGGATTTCGTAGACGACGTTTCCCCCGTTGATCTCGATAGAAGGCACCCGATTCTCCTGTAGTTAGGCCTGAACCAAAACGTCATTGCCGACGACGCGCACCGGATAGGTACGGATACTCCATTCGGGCTTGACCGCGGTGGTACCCGTCGCCAGCTCGAAACCCCATTGGTGCCAAGGACAGTAGATGTATTCCAGGTCGCGCACCATGACGGAGTCACCCGGCGCGGTCTCGTCGACGATCGTGCGTCCCCGGGCTCGTCCCGAACACAGCGGCCCGCCTTGGTGCGGGCAGTAGTTCGCGATGGCGTAGAAGGTGCCGTTGACATTGTAGACGCCGACGCCGTGCCGTCCGATCGGTACCAGTTTGTGTGTGCCCGGCGGGATCTCGTCTACGGTTGCGACTACATGCTCGCGGCCCTGGGCGAGACGTGGCTCGGGCCGCTTGGTTTCCTCCGTCAACTCAGAGCACCCGGGTCTGACCCTCGAGTACCGGAACGGTCTCGGGCAGGTGATAGGTCGCGATGCCGTTCTTGTACATGACCGCGTCGCGGGCGTGCTTGGGCAGGTGCTTGACCAACCAGCGCGGGTCGTCGAACGTCCAGTGCGGGTAGTCCGAGGAGAACAGCAGGATCTTCTCGCACTCCATCCATTCCAGCGCGCGGGTCAGTTCGGTCTTGTCCTCCGGATAGTCCAGCGGCTGGGTGGTGAACTTGATGTGGTCCTTGACGTACTCGCTTGGCTTGCGCTTGATGTCGAGCCACGACTTGCGTGCGTCGTAGATCGCGTCCATGCGCCACAT
This window harbors:
- a CDS encoding Rieske (2Fe-2S) protein, whose amino-acid sequence is MTEETKRPEPRLAQGREHVVATVDEIPPGTHKLVPIGRHGVGVYNVNGTFYAIANYCPHQGGPLCSGRARGRTIVDETAPGDSVMVRDLEYIYCPWHQWGFELATGTTAVKPEWSIRTYPVRVVGNDVLVQA
- a CDS encoding NADH-ubiquinone oxidoreductase-F iron-sulfur binding region domain-containing protein codes for the protein MNTTESTTITTATFPGCTPRLLSEHTGQAREDLVTYRKLGGYRPLANPDEFLSEIDASGLVGRGGAAFPLAVKLRTVRDNGRSLGVPVVIANGEEGEPASVKDRWLLRNRPHLVLDGLRLAATIVAADRAYIYVSDPESAHSVKSALGELDPDALGVTIDMFTVQPGYVAGEETAAVRAINGGPAKPTDKPPRPFEAGVDDRPTLVSNVETLANLPYLQGHSSADYRSQGTALSPGTFLATITGAGKPPALYELPHGLAFTELLSLHGVSADQVRGALMGGYFAGLLNRSVLDLTLDHETMRRVGSGLGCGAISVITDDCPVAVAASVLAYFDRENAGQCGSCFNGTAAMAAAAGALRDGAATTEDVERLRRWSVLLRGRGACATLDAATNIAASLLDQFPDEVGAHRDGTCPDCAPRAFRADRPYEAEAVRQA
- a CDS encoding ferredoxin, producing MKIRLDRTICDGFGICAKHAPGYFSLDDWGYASLIGDGTVAERDRDAVMRALLDCPVHAITEIGQRTSRASQPTLADTEDPAEHLKTEENEAEWGFTR
- a CDS encoding acyl-CoA dehydrogenase family protein codes for the protein MQLTFDSDVEAFRAEFVDFLTEHLPTQAQAAERPSSTSHVPEWSRRWQRLQFDHGWLLPGNPPEFGGRNANILQQFVHREELSRRRIYHCFNPQGVGIIAASLLSFGTEEQKRRWAVPILRADKTASLGMSEPGAGSDLAGLRTKAELVGAEFVVNGQKVWTSGAHDADVILTFVRTDPNAPRHKGISALLIPTDVPGVVRRPFPSVYDSDELDFNEVFFNDVRVPADNLVGPLNGGWQVANGSLGHERTLMWMAFANRLEQLLEDYRPVGEVNADHYGTIVMDYYALRLLGSAALGRAARGEVDVAALSVLKVFGSEAEQSALRHALDAAGVDGLADRMLTAPYNPYAPDLFTASWFARYISSYAGTIAGGTSEIQRNIIAQRVLGLPAR
- a CDS encoding NAD-dependent epimerase/dehydratase family protein, with protein sequence MLDAEKILITGATGKIAFPIARALAAAGNEVWGAARLKDPAARQKLVDAGIRPVALDVSAGDFSALPDDFTYVFHAAVDPGTEDWSRCVETNAQNSGELLHHCRAAKGFVFCSTGSIYAYQGRRPLTEADPPGAPLRANYSFSKVAAEAVCTWVARRYQVPLTIIRICSTYGPQGGAPADRLDAMLAGKPIRLHPDKPNHYNPIYEDDYVELGIRALEVAAVPPVVVNWAGSETVSVEEYCTFMGELVGVEPIFEYTPQAHTPLWPDVTRMHDVLGRTKVPWREGFRRMVAARHPEIPLPQHESTRP
- a CDS encoding alpha/beta fold hydrolase, which codes for MPSIEINGGNVVYEILGDSGDLIALTPGGRFSKEIPGLRPLADALADGGYRVLLWDRPNCGASDVQFYGQSESHMRAETLHKLVTGLGFERCILAGGSGGARDSMLTTMLYPEMVTKLVVWNIVGGIYGTFVLGSFYIVPSILAVRGTGMDGVVKVAEWRERIEENPNNKQRFLDFDKDAFLKVMLRWLNAFVSKPGQTIPGVEDEMFDRIKVPTLIIRGGENDMDHPKRTSLEVSCLIKGSKLIDPPWPEDAWERASEDRAAGRVQHFNMFDTWVQAAPAILDFLGS
- a CDS encoding LLM class F420-dependent oxidoreductase; the encoded protein is MRIGLMVGSDKERSRADRLAGLIDDGVAAEGDGFTSFWMPQVPGYLDAMTAVALLGQATDRIEIGTAVVPIQTRHPMIMAQQALTTQVACGGRFTLGIGPSHHWIVNSQLGLPYDRPARLMDDYLAVLQASFAGPGTVDVDNENYCVHSPVDVTDAFEMPVLLSALGPTMLQLAGGRAGGTILWMADERAIGDHVVPRITAAAKRAGRAAPRIVAGVPVALCSDREIDDARAYASEVLGHADFSPNYVRLLQHGDAEDVGDTMAAGDETAVLARLRRYRDAGVTDLAVRIVPLGKDISERTDSRRRTQQFLSSLCPAL